A single Candidatus Pacearchaeota archaeon DNA region contains:
- a CDS encoding [FeFe] hydrogenase, group A, translated as MKNIKFKINNKEVVGEKGETILQVARRNNIKIPAACYHSDLKPKSSCRLCLVSIKDRKGLYTSCSVEIEPGMEVITDSPEIKKIRKTNLELLFSQHIEQCPTCIRNYHCRLLSLAKECGIEITRFEDRKKFFPKYQFGPSIIFDSSKCIDCHNCVEMCDRQGVRFLTVEENNSFWEVSPSKEENKDCIYCGQCLVRCPSGAFEEVDSINNVERALDDKNKYVVFQFAPSIRSSLGEEFGMDYGTVVTGKMIAGIRKLGADKVFDVSVGADITTIEEGGELIERLTKQEGLPMFTSCCPSWVKFVELNYPQFMKNLTTVRSPQIILGGLTKTYLAEKEKINPKKIVVVSVMPCTSKKYEATREELFVDDLKPIDYVLTTRELGKLLKKRQIDINEIKEEEPDAPWDKYTGAGVIYGATGGVTESALRTVYEKVTGKKLKKIDFKEIRGMQECKEAKIKIGNIIVKVAVINGLGNAKNLLERLKDNPKLYDYVEVMTCLGGCVGGGGQPTPTDKEIRKKRALALYEVDKKWGLRMAHESPVVNLLYKDFFKNKKNVHKICHTHYSKKEKDKIKIIKEK; from the coding sequence ATGAAAAATATTAAATTTAAAATTAATAATAAGGAGGTTGTCGGAGAGAAAGGAGAAACCATTCTTCAAGTAGCACGAAGAAATAATATTAAGATTCCTGCTGCTTGTTATCACTCCGACTTAAAACCGAAAAGCAGTTGTCGATTGTGTTTAGTTTCAATTAAAGATAGAAAAGGATTATATACTTCTTGTTCTGTTGAGATAGAACCAGGAATGGAGGTTATTACTGATTCTCCAGAAATAAAAAAAATTAGAAAAACTAATTTAGAACTTCTTTTTTCTCAACACATTGAACAATGTCCTACTTGTATTAGGAATTATCATTGTCGACTTCTTTCTTTAGCCAAAGAATGTGGTATAGAAATAACTAGATTTGAAGATAGGAAAAAGTTTTTTCCAAAGTATCAATTTGGACCATCAATTATATTTGATTCTTCAAAATGTATTGATTGCCATAATTGCGTTGAAATGTGCGATAGGCAAGGGGTAAGATTTCTAACTGTAGAAGAGAATAATTCTTTTTGGGAAGTTAGTCCGTCAAAAGAAGAGAATAAAGATTGTATCTATTGTGGCCAATGCTTAGTTCGTTGTCCGAGCGGAGCTTTTGAAGAAGTTGATTCTATTAATAATGTTGAGCGTGCCTTAGATGATAAAAATAAATACGTTGTTTTTCAGTTTGCTCCTTCAATTAGAAGTAGCTTAGGAGAAGAATTTGGAATGGATTATGGAACGGTTGTTACGGGAAAAATGATAGCTGGAATAAGAAAACTAGGAGCAGATAAGGTTTTCGATGTTTCAGTTGGAGCAGATATTACAACGATAGAAGAGGGTGGAGAGCTAATTGAAAGATTGACCAAACAAGAAGGACTGCCGATGTTTACTTCTTGCTGTCCTTCGTGGGTTAAGTTTGTTGAACTTAATTATCCTCAATTCATGAAGAACTTAACAACCGTTAGATCTCCGCAAATAATTTTAGGAGGGTTAACTAAGACTTATTTAGCTGAGAAAGAGAAAATTAATCCTAAAAAGATAGTCGTTGTTTCTGTTATGCCTTGTACTTCAAAGAAATATGAAGCAACAAGAGAAGAACTATTCGTCGATGATTTAAAACCGATAGATTATGTTTTAACAACTAGAGAATTGGGTAAATTATTAAAGAAGAGACAGATAGATATTAATGAGATTAAAGAAGAGGAGCCAGACGCTCCTTGGGATAAATATACCGGTGCAGGAGTTATTTATGGAGCAACAGGAGGAGTGACTGAATCAGCCTTGCGAACTGTTTATGAAAAAGTAACAGGAAAGAAATTAAAGAAAATTGATTTTAAAGAAATAAGAGGAATGCAGGAGTGCAAGGAAGCAAAAATTAAAATAGGAAATATTATTGTTAAGGTGGCAGTTATCAATGGATTAGGAAATGCTAAGAATTTATTAGAGAGATTAAAGGATAATCCTAAATTATATGATTATGTTGAGGTGATGACTTGTCTTGGTGGATGTGTTGGCGGTGGTGGACAACCAACCCCGACGGATAAAGAGATAAGAAAGAAGAGAGCATTAGCTTTGTATGAGGTAGATAAAAAATGGGGATTAAGAATGGCTCATGAGAGTCCAGTGGTAAATCTTCTTTATAAAGATTTCTTTAAGAATAAAAAGAATGTTCATAAAATATGCCATACTCATTATTCTAAAAAAGAAAAGGACAAGATTAAAATAATAAAAGAAAAATAA
- a CDS encoding iron hydrogenase gives MEQTLSLDKKIVLSLVQFLVLLLVVCFAPLINNQIITGTIVNASLLIAVVLLGMRGSTLLCFLPSVISLLFGLLPMVMAPMVPFIIIGNVSLVYIFNLLRKSNFFLGLIPAALVKFSFLFLVSNFLISFFVKQAVADKIAVMMSYPQLVTALMGGIVAYFIIGKNYKNNN, from the coding sequence ATGGAACAGACATTATCGTTAGACAAAAAAATAGTATTATCTTTAGTACAATTTTTAGTTTTACTTCTTGTCGTTTGTTTTGCACCATTAATAAATAATCAAATAATAACAGGAACAATAGTTAATGCCTCGCTTTTAATAGCCGTAGTTTTATTAGGAATGAGAGGATCAACCCTACTTTGTTTTTTGCCAAGTGTGATTTCCTTATTATTCGGTTTATTACCTATGGTCATGGCTCCGATGGTTCCCTTTATAATCATTGGAAATGTTTCTTTAGTATATATATTTAATCTATTAAGAAAGAGTAATTTTTTCCTAGGTTTGATTCCAGCAGCACTAGTAAAATTTTCATTTTTATTTTTAGTGAGCAACTTTTTAATTAGTTTCTTTGTTAAGCAAGCCGTTGCTGATAAGATAGCAGTAATGATGAGTTATCCTCAATTGGTTACAGCTTTAATGGGAGGAATTGTTGCTTATTTCATAATCGGTAAAAATTATAAAAATAATAATTAA
- a CDS encoding nucleoside triphosphate pyrophosphohydrolase family protein: protein MTFQEYQEEARKTAIYPNKDNNFIYPTLGLAGEAGEVAEKIKKVIRDGNGIVSEEKKEEITKELGDVLWYVANLSKELGILLEDVAQKNLEKLQSRQQRNELHGSGDNR from the coding sequence ATGACATTTCAAGAATATCAAGAAGAAGCAAGAAAGACAGCTATTTATCCAAACAAAGATAATAATTTTATTTACCCAACGCTTGGTTTAGCTGGAGAAGCAGGAGAAGTGGCTGAAAAGATAAAGAAAGTTATTAGAGATGGTAATGGAATTGTATCGGAAGAAAAAAAGGAAGAAATAACAAAAGAACTAGGAGATGTTTTGTGGTATGTTGCTAATTTGTCAAAAGAATTAGGAATTCTTTTAGAAGATGTTGCCCAAAAGAATCTTGAAAAATTACAGTCAAGACAACAGAGAAATGAACTTCATGGAAGTGGAGATAATAGGTAA
- a CDS encoding thymidine kinase produces MNLTLIVGPMKSGKSLEMISLFNHLQYTNIPFQVYQPIKDVRNESIWSRTGLSINCKKISSLNDILNEDARVVGIDEVHMFDEKDVDAIKELLNRDVKVFISGLDMDYKGEMFGIVKKLMELGPKEVRFKRSVCEVCKEPNAVYTSIFKDGKIIIDGVPSVIPEDGTYKYVPVCRKCFHNIRSN; encoded by the coding sequence ATGAATTTAACGTTAATAGTTGGTCCAATGAAGAGTGGAAAGTCTTTAGAGATGATTAGTCTTTTTAATCACTTACAGTATACGAATATTCCTTTTCAAGTTTATCAGCCAATCAAAGATGTCAGAAACGAAAGTATATGGTCAAGAACCGGACTATCTATTAATTGTAAAAAGATTTCTTCTCTTAATGATATTCTTAATGAAGATGCTAGGGTTGTAGGAATAGATGAGGTTCATATGTTTGATGAGAAAGATGTTGATGCGATTAAAGAGTTGTTAAATAGAGATGTTAAAGTTTTTATTTCTGGATTAGACATGGATTACAAAGGAGAAATGTTCGGGATAGTTAAAAAGTTGATGGAATTAGGTCCCAAAGAAGTTAGGTTTAAAAGATCAGTTTGTGAAGTTTGCAAAGAGCCAAATGCTGTTTATACTTCAATCTTTAAAGATGGTAAAATAATTATTGATGGTGTTCCATCTGTAATTCCTGAAGATGGAACTTATAAATATGTTCCTGTTTGCAGAAAATGTTTTCATAATATAAGAAGTAATTAA
- a CDS encoding DUF308 domain-containing protein: MEKKSNFFVINIVDNYIKEVSGNWWLVFLNGLVAIALGLSFMAWPEEALKIFAYFIGAIIILFGLQYIRLSFKVKGIKNKYEKVKQDIKSKFE, encoded by the coding sequence ATGGAAAAAAAATCAAATTTTTTTGTAATTAATATAGTAGATAATTATATTAAAGAAGTGAGTGGAAATTGGTGGCTTGTATTCTTGAATGGTTTAGTAGCTATCGCTCTTGGTCTTTCTTTTATGGCTTGGCCAGAAGAAGCTTTAAAAATATTTGCTTACTTTATCGGAGCGATTATTATTCTTTTTGGATTACAATACATCAGATTGAGCTTTAAAGTTAAAGGGATTAAAAATAAATACGAGAAAGTAAAACAAGATATTAAGTCAAAATTTGAATAA
- a CDS encoding restriction endonuclease, whose product MAYQVIKLNGEKENFSVKKVYYSAIKAGAPAFLAKEISKEIEGDIYDGIKTSEIFKKVKNKLKRENLQFSLRFNLKEGMKKLGPAGFVFEDFARQVLSQSGIKIKGSRILSGRCSSYEIDFLAEKEGTNYIGECKYRNNGGDKIDVNVCLKGFAVLDDIKNSGKFDDNLKFFIVTNSRFTNQAIKYSNCKGIKLLGWDYPKNEGLEDIIDKNKLYPITILPSFKSYQADIFKNEGIMLVNEILSLDIDKFSKKVNIPKKRLEDLKREAEVLLK is encoded by the coding sequence ATGGCTTATCAGGTAATAAAGCTTAATGGAGAAAAGGAAAACTTTTCTGTAAAAAAAGTGTATTATTCTGCAATTAAAGCAGGGGCTCCTGCTTTTTTAGCCAAAGAAATTTCAAAAGAAATAGAAGGAGATATTTATGATGGAATTAAAACATCAGAAATATTTAAAAAAGTTAAGAATAAGTTAAAAAGAGAAAATCTTCAATTTTCTTTAAGATTTAATCTAAAAGAAGGAATGAAGAAATTAGGACCAGCTGGTTTTGTGTTTGAGGATTTTGCGAGACAAGTTCTTTCCCAGTCAGGAATAAAAATTAAAGGAAGCAGAATATTATCTGGTAGATGTAGTAGTTACGAAATAGATTTTTTAGCTGAAAAAGAAGGAACGAACTATATTGGAGAATGTAAGTATAGGAACAATGGAGGAGACAAGATTGATGTTAATGTCTGTTTGAAAGGCTTTGCTGTTTTAGATGACATTAAAAATAGCGGAAAATTTGATGATAATCTTAAATTTTTTATCGTAACCAATTCTAGATTTACTAATCAAGCCATTAAATATTCAAACTGTAAAGGAATAAAATTATTAGGATGGGATTATCCTAAAAATGAAGGACTAGAGGATATAATTGATAAAAACAAACTATATCCTATAACGATTCTTCCTTCTTTTAAAAGTTATCAAGCTGACATATTTAAGAATGAAGGAATTATGCTTGTTAATGAAATTTTAAGTCTTGATATTGATAAATTTTCTAAAAAGGTTAATATACCAAAGAAACGACTAGAAGACTTAAAAAGAGAAGCTGAGGTATTATTAAAATAG
- the ychF gene encoding redox-regulated ATPase YchF yields MSLHIGIVGFPNVGKSTLFQLITKKQVDIANYPFCTIDPNVGVVAVPDIRVDKLVELTHSAKKIYTTIEFVDIAGLVEGASKGEGLGNKFLANIREVDAIVYVLRCFKNDTIVNTRPIIDVLKDKEILDMEMILKDLETVEKRLCSLEREVKSGDKKAIKELEVLKKVEVLLKEGKMPSDFNWDEEEIKIIKSYQLLSSKPRLYLLNGEEKDVSLDVLEVFKKNNWRYIFMDVLTESESGDMSPEERESFGLSPEPKMNELIKESYDLLGLITFLTTGSDETRAWTIHKGDKAPQAGGAIHTDFEETFIKAEVINWEKLIECGGFSAAREKGMIRTEGKEYVVQDGDVIEIKSGK; encoded by the coding sequence ATGTCATTACATATCGGAATAGTTGGTTTTCCTAACGTTGGAAAATCAACCTTATTCCAACTAATTACAAAAAAACAAGTGGATATTGCTAATTATCCTTTCTGTACCATCGACCCAAACGTCGGTGTTGTTGCTGTACCAGATATCAGGGTTGATAAATTGGTCGAATTAACGCATTCAGCAAAGAAAATATATACCACGATTGAGTTTGTTGATATTGCAGGATTAGTTGAAGGAGCAAGTAAGGGAGAAGGATTGGGAAATAAATTTTTAGCTAATATCAGAGAAGTCGATGCCATCGTATATGTCTTACGTTGTTTTAAAAATGATACTATTGTTAATACTCGTCCCATAATAGACGTATTAAAAGACAAGGAGATATTGGATATGGAGATGATATTAAAAGATTTAGAGACGGTTGAAAAGAGATTATGCTCCCTAGAAAGAGAAGTAAAGTCGGGAGACAAGAAAGCAATTAAAGAACTAGAAGTACTAAAGAAGGTAGAGGTTTTGCTAAAAGAAGGAAAGATGCCATCTGACTTTAATTGGGACGAAGAGGAAATAAAAATAATTAAAAGTTATCAACTATTATCATCAAAACCCCGCTTGTATTTATTGAATGGAGAAGAAAAAGATGTTTCTTTAGATGTTTTAGAGGTGTTCAAGAAGAATAACTGGAGATACATTTTCATGGATGTTTTGACTGAATCAGAAAGTGGAGACATGAGTCCCGAAGAAAGAGAATCTTTTGGTCTTTCTCCGGAACCAAAAATGAATGAATTAATCAAAGAATCATATGATCTTTTGGGATTAATTACATTTTTAACAACTGGATCCGATGAAACAAGAGCCTGGACAATACACAAGGGAGACAAGGCTCCTCAAGCTGGAGGTGCAATTCATACTGATTTTGAAGAAACATTTATTAAAGCAGAGGTAATTAATTGGGAAAAATTAATAGAGTGTGGTGGTTTTTCTGCAGCAAGAGAAAAGGGAATGATTAGAACCGAGGGAAAAGAATATGTTGTTCAAGATGGAGATGTTATTGAAATTAAAAGTGGAAAATAA
- a CDS encoding NAD(P)/FAD-dependent oxidoreductase: MLFKMEMLLKLKVENNMEKVSKKYDIAVIGGGPAGMMAAIRAGEIGARVVLIEKNEKIGVKLLMTGGGRCNLTHVEKSIREFCGKFGKQGDFLLSPFSIFGTKETMEFFENNGIELKKEMGKVFPASDKAKDILNVLVSLLKKYKVDILFSSEVKEINKKGKLITSVSLLNGKEIEADQFIISSGGRSYPSTGSSGDSFIWAKRLGHDIVDTKPALTPIETKEQWTKSLQGISLEDVSISLFCNQKKESEGRGEILFTHFGFSGPLILDMSRTIGDLLERGKVKMTIDLFPSKNTEQLDKFILSVFNKNRKKHVLKCLNDFFPEKLSAFILNFSSVSFDRKGNDITKDERVRMIKFLKKIEISIVGLLGFDKAMATHGGISLKTIDSKTMKSKLINNLYFAGEAINLDGPCGGYNLQMCWTTGYVAGQNAASSVK; encoded by the coding sequence ATGTTGTTCAAGATGGAGATGTTATTGAAATTAAAAGTGGAAAATAATATGGAAAAAGTTTCAAAAAAATATGATATTGCCGTGATTGGAGGAGGACCAGCGGGAATGATGGCAGCAATTAGAGCGGGAGAAATAGGAGCAAGGGTTGTTTTAATTGAGAAAAATGAAAAAATTGGTGTTAAACTTTTAATGACTGGCGGGGGAAGATGTAATTTAACTCACGTTGAAAAAAGTATACGTGAGTTTTGTGGTAAGTTTGGAAAACAAGGAGATTTTCTTTTATCTCCTTTTTCTATTTTTGGAACCAAAGAAACAATGGAATTTTTTGAGAATAATGGAATAGAATTAAAAAAAGAAATGGGTAAAGTATTTCCAGCTTCTGACAAGGCCAAAGATATTTTAAATGTTTTAGTTTCTTTATTAAAAAAATACAAAGTAGATATTTTGTTTTCTTCAGAGGTTAAGGAAATAAATAAAAAAGGTAAATTAATTACTTCCGTTTCTTTATTAAATGGAAAAGAAATTGAAGCTGATCAATTTATTATTTCTTCGGGAGGAAGATCTTATCCTAGTACAGGATCATCGGGAGATAGTTTTATTTGGGCTAAAAGATTAGGTCACGATATTGTTGATACGAAGCCAGCCTTAACCCCAATTGAAACTAAGGAGCAGTGGACTAAAAGTCTTCAGGGAATTTCTCTAGAAGATGTTTCTATTTCTCTATTTTGCAATCAAAAAAAAGAAAGCGAAGGAAGAGGAGAAATATTGTTTACTCATTTCGGTTTTAGTGGTCCATTAATTTTAGACATGAGTAGGACAATCGGGGACTTATTAGAAAGAGGAAAAGTCAAAATGACGATTGATTTATTTCCAAGCAAGAACACTGAACAATTAGATAAGTTCATTCTATCTGTCTTTAATAAAAATAGGAAGAAACATGTTTTAAAATGTTTGAATGATTTTTTTCCAGAAAAACTTTCTGCTTTTATTCTTAACTTTAGCAGTGTTTCTTTCGACAGAAAGGGAAATGATATTACTAAAGATGAAAGAGTGAGGATGATTAAATTTTTGAAAAAGATTGAAATTAGTATTGTTGGTCTTCTTGGTTTTGATAAAGCCATGGCAACTCATGGTGGTATTTCTTTGAAAACAATAGACTCAAAGACAATGAAATCTAAATTAATCAATAATTTATATTTTGCCGGAGAAGCAATTAATCTTGATGGTCCTTGTGGAGGATATAATTTACAGATGTGCTGGACTACGGGATATGTGGCTGGGCAGAATGCAGCAAGTAGTGTAAAATAA
- a CDS encoding tetratricopeptide repeat protein codes for MINLEKISKNTFCLFVFFFPFFFIPQINVSQVLNEKAFLLVFAFTIFFLQLLNIFLSKKVTFRDSPLQRIIVFLIFSLLLSLLFSKNMFLSFWGRPFQADAFIVFLACFVVFYLSSTIKRRGVLKILEYFVAGSAILSILYLIKKFTGVSPVIFDSISGTAIVISMAFVVLISFVFNNLNYFRKGKGYSIVRVASMGTFFILFLTSLILIDFKLSWFFVSIGTFFVFWRSMLESDFVFKRKKAILSVSLLLVFLSLFFLRIPFTDKIDESKLSYESSWSIAEKSLGESFKNFFVGSGLSTYSYQFSLYKDKSFNMADSSLIFEEGSIPLLTFFVTGGFLLVFALLLLISFFYYQGFTYFLNFRKENKNDPVNVLDLLFPTIFCLTLLMFFYKIDVSSLFLLFFTLGLWDGQQKGQEKIIDIPSQNIAKVVLSFIFIVWGSIVFNFINYYRAETHYQKSINNYNNQGAISESISEMEKASNLWKSGDYYVGLSQLYLIKASEDFEQKWTTKDKKEEQKQSIKDSASKAEVSAKVACESDKNNFQSWQNLGLVYENTNFLVEDRTEEAIVAYEKAKALAPQNYDIYVAVARLLEEDKKYDEALAEYKKAFDLNPLDENVLKKINQLQ; via the coding sequence ATGATTAATCTTGAGAAAATATCAAAAAACACCTTTTGTTTATTCGTATTCTTTTTTCCATTTTTTTTCATTCCCCAGATAAATGTCTCGCAGGTTTTAAATGAAAAAGCATTTCTTTTAGTTTTTGCTTTTACTATTTTTTTTCTTCAATTATTAAATATTTTTCTTTCAAAGAAGGTTACTTTTAGAGATAGCCCATTACAGAGAATAATAGTCTTTTTGATTTTTTCTCTTCTATTATCGTTGTTATTTTCTAAAAATATGTTTTTAAGTTTTTGGGGCCGTCCATTTCAAGCCGATGCTTTTATAGTTTTTTTAGCTTGTTTTGTGGTTTTTTATTTATCAAGCACCATCAAAAGAAGAGGCGTTTTAAAAATATTAGAGTACTTCGTTGCTGGTTCAGCTATCTTATCAATACTTTATCTTATTAAAAAGTTTACAGGAGTAAGTCCAGTTATTTTTGATAGTATATCTGGAACAGCAATTGTTATTTCAATGGCTTTTGTTGTTTTAATATCTTTTGTTTTCAACAATTTAAATTATTTCAGAAAAGGTAAGGGTTATAGTATTGTGAGAGTAGCCTCAATGGGAACATTTTTTATTTTATTTTTAACTTCTTTAATATTGATAGACTTCAAACTTTCTTGGTTTTTTGTATCAATAGGAACATTTTTTGTTTTTTGGAGAAGCATGCTTGAAAGCGATTTTGTGTTCAAAAGAAAGAAAGCAATTCTTTCAGTGTCTTTACTTTTAGTTTTTTTATCTTTATTTTTTTTACGCATTCCTTTCACTGATAAGATTGATGAATCAAAGCTTTCTTATGAATCAAGTTGGAGCATAGCAGAAAAAAGTTTAGGGGAGAGTTTTAAAAACTTTTTTGTAGGCTCTGGGCTATCAACTTATTCTTATCAGTTTTCTTTATATAAGGATAAAAGCTTTAATATGGCTGATTCCTCATTAATATTTGAAGAAGGATCTATTCCTCTTTTAACTTTTTTTGTCACGGGCGGATTTTTATTAGTTTTTGCATTGTTACTTTTAATTTCTTTTTTTTATTATCAAGGGTTTACTTATTTTTTAAATTTTAGAAAAGAAAATAAAAATGATCCAGTGAATGTTTTAGATTTATTGTTTCCAACTATTTTTTGTCTTACGCTTTTAATGTTTTTTTATAAAATTGATGTAAGTTCTCTTTTCTTATTATTTTTTACTTTAGGTCTTTGGGATGGACAACAGAAAGGACAAGAAAAAATCATCGATATTCCTTCCCAAAATATTGCCAAGGTAGTTCTCTCTTTTATTTTTATTGTCTGGGGATCAATTGTTTTCAATTTTATAAATTATTATAGAGCCGAAACTCATTATCAAAAATCAATAAATAATTATAATAATCAAGGGGCTATTAGCGAATCAATATCAGAAATGGAAAAAGCTTCAAATTTATGGAAGTCAGGGGATTATTATGTCGGTCTTTCTCAATTATATTTAATAAAAGCTAGTGAAGATTTTGAACAAAAATGGACCACTAAAGACAAGAAAGAAGAACAGAAACAATCTATTAAAGATAGTGCTTCAAAAGCTGAAGTATCAGCCAAAGTAGCTTGTGAGTCTGATAAGAATAATTTTCAAAGTTGGCAGAACTTAGGTTTAGTTTATGAGAACACAAATTTTCTCGTAGAAGACAGAACAGAAGAAGCAATTGTTGCATATGAAAAAGCTAAAGCTTTAGCTCCTCAGAATTATGATATTTATGTAGCAGTAGCTAGATTATTAGAAGAAGACAAAAAGTATGACGAAGCTTTAGCGGAATACAAGAAGGCTTTTGATTTGAATCCTTTAGATGAAAATGTTTTAAAAAAGATAAATCAACTACAATAA
- the murB gene encoding UDP-N-acetylmuramate dehydrogenase, with product MDIFNELKNDFPRIEKDIPLKNYSTFRIGGSAKYFLRTSDKKELRKIIERANKENIPFLVIGGGSNILFSDSGFDGLVVAYRAENLSKENFNIEKKENGSNMIVKVDTSIPLSFLISELNNLSGLEWGVGIPGTLGGAINGNSGAFNESISNSIESVDVLNISSDGVVEKKMKNKECLFGYRTSIFKNNSSLLIVSAELSLLKDSEDEIKKRINNNLNKRIIKQPKGFSAGSIFKNYQGKLSENIIKNYPQLKSFNEKGIIPVGLLIELCNLKGKKIGDAKISDEHANFIINLKNATSNDVVSLINLIKKSVKEKFLIDLNEEIKIF from the coding sequence ATGGATATATTTAATGAATTAAAAAACGATTTTCCTAGAATAGAAAAAGATATTCCTCTTAAGAATTATTCTACTTTTAGAATAGGTGGTTCAGCTAAATATTTTTTAAGAACTTCTGATAAAAAAGAACTAAGAAAGATAATCGAAAGAGCGAATAAAGAAAATATTCCTTTTTTGGTCATAGGGGGTGGAAGTAATATTCTTTTTTCTGATAGCGGTTTTGATGGATTAGTTGTCGCTTATAGGGCAGAAAATTTGTCAAAAGAAAATTTTAATATTGAGAAAAAAGAAAATGGAAGCAACATGATTGTTAAGGTTGACACATCTATTCCGTTGTCTTTTTTGATTTCTGAATTGAATAATTTATCTGGTCTTGAATGGGGAGTTGGAATACCGGGAACACTAGGTGGTGCGATTAATGGCAATTCCGGTGCCTTTAATGAATCAATTTCTAATTCAATTGAAAGTGTAGATGTTTTAAATATTTCTTCTGATGGTGTTGTAGAAAAAAAGATGAAAAATAAAGAATGTCTTTTTGGATACAGAACGAGCATTTTTAAGAATAATAGCAGCTTATTGATTGTTTCAGCTGAATTAAGTTTATTAAAAGATAGCGAAGATGAGATTAAAAAGAGAATAAATAACAATTTAAACAAGAGAATAATAAAACAACCAAAAGGATTTTCCGCTGGTTCTATTTTTAAAAATTATCAAGGAAAGTTATCAGAAAATATTATTAAAAATTATCCTCAATTAAAAAGTTTTAATGAAAAAGGAATTATTCCAGTTGGATTATTGATTGAATTGTGCAACTTAAAGGGAAAAAAAATCGGTGATGCAAAAATTTCAGATGAACATGCCAACTTTATCATCAATTTAAAAAATGCAACATCAAATGATGTTGTGAGTTTGATAAATTTAATAAAAAAATCAGTCAAAGAAAAATTTTTAATCGATCTAAATGAAGAAATTAAAATTTTTTAG
- the raiA gene encoding ribosome-associated translation inhibitor RaiA — MNIKIKGTNVELTDYLLKLIDQKIKKVEKLLPDNPDLIIEVELEKTTRHHQKGDLFRVEVQVEVPGGKLLRAVSKKEDFRSALTDVREELEVQIKKHKEKISLEQRRRVKK, encoded by the coding sequence ATGAATATAAAAATAAAAGGAACTAATGTTGAGTTAACAGATTATTTATTAAAATTGATTGATCAAAAAATTAAGAAAGTAGAAAAATTACTTCCAGACAATCCAGACCTAATTATTGAGGTTGAGTTAGAAAAGACAACTAGACATCATCAAAAGGGAGATTTATTCCGCGTAGAGGTTCAAGTTGAAGTTCCGGGTGGTAAATTATTAAGAGCCGTTTCAAAGAAAGAAGACTTCCGTTCTGCTCTAACTGATGTTAGAGAAGAGCTAGAGGTTCAAATTAAAAAACACAAAGAAAAGATATCTTTAGAACAAAGAAGGAGAGTTAAAAAATAA